Proteins encoded in a region of the Panicum hallii strain FIL2 chromosome 3, PHallii_v3.1, whole genome shotgun sequence genome:
- the LOC112887787 gene encoding TPD1 protein homolog 1A-like has protein sequence MRASPPWSSTASRATRTLAASAWLIALLGSAALATASDDAGFSPPPTAVPAGPPRPAPRAVAAALPAPVPLPRKILRPPGVDGAAGNVTGGGGAGAGGPVRPSRMDEGCAGAEDIEIYQGQASPLPSGVPAYKVDVVNRCLGGELDGGECAIAGIHVRCGWFSSVSLVDPRRFRRLGHDDCLLNDGRPLLGGETVSFEYANSFKYDLSVRVATCVDPTASP, from the exons ATGAGGGCCTCTCCGCCGTGGTCGTCGACCGCCTCGCGCGCGACGAGGACGCTCGCCGCCTCGGCGTGGCTGATCGCGCTGCTCGGCTccgccgccctcgccaccgcctCCGACGACGCAG GattctcgccgccgccgaccgccgTACCCGCGGGTCCGCCGCGCCCGGCaccccgcgccgtcgccgccgccctgcccgcGCCCGTGCCCCTGCCCCGGAAGATCCTCCGCCCGCCAG GcgtggacggcgcggcgggcaacgtcaccggcggcggcggagcaggggcgggcGGGCCGGTGCGGCCGAGCCGGATGGACGAGGGGTGCGCGGGCGCGGAGGACATCGAGATCTACCAGGGCCAGGCGTCGCCGCTGCCGAGCGGGGTGCCGGCGTACAAGGTGGACGTGGTGAACCGGTGCCTGGGCGgcgagctcgacggcggcgagtGCGCGATCGCGGGCATCCACGTGCGGTGCGGGTGGTTCAGCTCGGTGAGCCTGGTGGACCCGCGCAGGTTCCGGCGCCTGGGGCACGACGACTGCCTCCTCAACGACGGGCGGCCGCTGCTCGGCGGCGAGACCGTCTCCTTCGAGTACGCCAACTCGTTCAAGTACGACCTCTCCGTCCGCGTCGCCACCTGCGTCGACCCCACCGCTTCCCCGtag